The Molothrus ater isolate BHLD 08-10-18 breed brown headed cowbird chromosome 29, BPBGC_Mater_1.1, whole genome shotgun sequence nucleotide sequence GGACCCgggaaaaccaaaaaagccaaaaaacccagaaaaaagcCCCCACcttccccccaaaattcccagtCTTTTCCAAGCAACCACAACTTCTGGGATTTAAAGCAGACagaattttttatctttaataCGAAAACCAGGAATTTAAAAATTCCAAGGGAATCCTGAGGGATCCTGGTTAGAGCCTCTGGGGTCAAACATGGGATTGGGGCAGTCCTGGGCCAAAATTCTCAAGAATTCCAGCCTGTGCCCATCCCCCACCTCACCCGGAGACTCCGataatttacagaaataaatacagggAATAAAATCCCAAAATTGCGGGAATTTCAACAATAATCATTTGGGGGGAAAGCATGGAATTTTGcgggaaaagcagggaattaCGTGGGAAAAACACAGGATTCAGCAGGAAAGACATGGAATTTTTAGGGTTAGGAGAGCATTTTCCAAGTCCAAGGGTGGTGTTGGAGGTTGACGATGTGGTGGCTCCAAGCTTTCTGGAAtcttccttcaggaaaaaagcagaatccAAGATTTTGATTTGGAAATTCCCCAAAAAAAGGTGAAATCCGGAATCCGGTTGGGAAAAACCTCTGGAATCCACACGGGAATGGCAAGAGCCAGAAAATCgctgggaaaagggggaaaattcCCGATTCCAACCTGGAATCGTGCCTGGGGCGATCCCAAACCTCTTCCCTCGGGAAGGGCTCTGAGTCCAGCTGGAAATTCCGGTCATTCCGAAGGGGAAGGATCCGGCTGGGCCCAGACCCCAAAATTCAGGTTTCCACCACTCGGATCAGGGGCAGTGGCTTCGGGCCTGGGAGACGTttgctgggaaaaggggaaaaaaaataaaggaattttcagtaggaaaaaacagggaaaagggtTTCGGGGAGATCGGGATTCCTAAAAATTCCTGTGGGAGGCATTTGGGATCTGCTGcagacatggaaaaaattatggGAGATTTCAATTATACCCAAATCTGGAAGAGCATCACAAAATTCCAAAAGTTGGTCCCTAAATCCCAAAGAgaatccccaaaatccagaagaaaatccccaaaatccagacGGCACTTCCAAAACTGCAGCCCCAAATCCAAAAGTTCATTGCCTAATGCAAGGAGAATCCCCAAATCCAGAAGAGATCCTGGAGTTCCCAACCTGAATCCCACCACTCCCAACCCAGATCCCAGAATTCCTGACCCTGATCCCTGAATTCCCGCTGCACCTGCTGACGTATTCCGACTTGGAGCGCGCGCGGGCACTGCTCCCGCCCCGGCTCACTTGTTTCTCGATCAGGTGCTCAATCCGGTCATGCATCTCCagattctggggaaaaaaaaaaagaaaaaattgggATCCGGAAAGGATTTTCCAACCCTGGAGAGCTGCCTTGGAATGGTCCGTCTGTGCCCGGAATGGGaatttctgggatttggggtaaTTTGGAGCATAGGAATGTGACTGGGGAGCTCCTGAGTTATTTGGGAAGGTTTGTCCCAGGAAAAATGAGGATTGGGGGAATTTTCCATCTCAAAATCCTCAATATCACTGTTGGGTTGGGAATTTCCCAGGAATTTCCCAAATCCTGGCAGAAATGGTCAGGCTCAgggtgggaatttggggttttttacagctttttttttggtcttgtgGGACTTTCTAGATCTTGATTCCCTCCCATCCTTTTCCCcaccttttcctccctttttcctgcttttctcgcctttttcctgcttttcccccattcccagttccccagcCACCCCCACAAGGAGCCCAACCCCAATCCCGACATTCCCAACCCCGATCCCGACATTCCAAAAAGATCCAAGCTCGGATCCAGCCCCCAGAATTCCGGGCCCCACCTCTGCTTCCAGGTAGGAAACTctttccttcagctcctggaTCGCCGTGTCCTTGGCCTGGATCACGCTCTTGGAATTCTGCAGCTGCAAGCCGGACATTTCCAAGGGATTGGCaattcctgggtttttttcctggatttttcctgcttttttcttccctatttttTCCCAGGatgttttcctggtttttcctggattttccccagattttttaatggattttgcctggatttttccctggtttctcctgagttttttcccagtttttcacagattttcccccagtttttcccagattttttcatgtttttcctgggttttttcacaggtttttcacccctttttttctggatttttcccAAGATTTTTCCCAGCTTCTTTCCCAGGTTTTTTCCTAGGTTTTCCTAGAATTTTCCTGGGttttcccctgtttttccccccttttccccattttctctgtgaatttttccccattttttccccagagttttccccattttttccctggattttccaaggtttttcccagttttcccatCACCTGCTCGATCATCTGGCGGACTTTGCGCTGCTGGCTCTTGAGCATGTCGTCCAGATGATGGATTTTCTCCCGGAGCCCCGccacctccttctccagctgggatGAGCTGAGAAAATACCGGGAAAAATCTCCAGGAACACTCTCCAAAAAAACTAGGAATGCCCACATCAAAAGAAACCCAGAATTCCTCCTCCAAAAACAGCCTGGGAATGGTCACAtccaaaaaaaaattgggggTGTTCAGCTAAAAAACTGAGATTGCTCACAGCAGAAAAACCTGGGAATGttcatcccaaaaaaaaaaaaagggaatgttCACCTAAAATAAACTGGGAATGTTCACAGCCATAAAGCTCTGGAATtcccactaaaaaaaaaaaaaaaaaaaaagggaatgtcTACCACAAAAAAGCCAGGAATGctcaccccaaaaaaaccctgggaATGCCTGTCCCAAAAAATGTGGGAATGCCCAGCACAAAAGACCCTCGAATATCGGGAACAAGTCGGGACATCAGGAATTGGGCATTCCTCAGATTTTCTCATTCCCAGGATTCCCCCATTCCCacaattcccattcccagattCCCAGACTCCCGGAACTCCCATTCCCAGATTCCCACACTCCCAGAATTCCCATTCTTGAATTCCCACCGCTCCTGCTGAGCCGCTCTCTCCCCTTCCGCCTTCCGGAGCcgctccagctctgcctgtcccgACTCCATCCGCGCCAGGAGATCCCGGTGATCCTGCGGATTGGGGAACGGGATATGGGATAACGGGATAATAATAGGATAATGAGATACGGGATAATGGGATATGGGATAATGGGATACAGGGATAATGGGATAGCGGGAAACCAGGAATGGGTCAGGATATCAGGAATGGGGTGGGATATCGGGAATGGCCTCCGActcatcccaatcccaaatccacTCATCCAAGCGCTGGttcctgatcccaaaccccccGATCCAGATCCCAAATCACCTTTTCCATGCCTGCTAGgagcctctggagctgctccaccTCTGTCTCCGCTCGGCTGCGGGCGGAATCTGCCCGCTCCGCGTCCTCCTGGCACCGCAGCAGCGCCCTCTGCAATGGGAaatccaggaattccaggaattcTGGCTCTCCCGGGATCCCAGGACACATTCCAGGACTTTCCTTGGCAGGAGGATTTTCCTGGAGATCCCTCAAAAACCCCAAGGGGAATAGTTCCTCAAAAACCCCAGCATCTCCTCTAAAATTCCAGAATCTGGACAAAATTGCCCCTAAAATTCCAGAATTTGGGAAAAATTCTCCTCCAAGATTGCTGAATTTGGGTGAAATTCCGGGTTTTTGGGAATTCCAGGCTCACCTCGAGGCTGCTCCGCTCCAGCTGGTGCCGCTTTTCTGCCTCCTGGAGCCTCCACAGGAGCCGTGGGGCCTCGGGGTCC carries:
- the TUFT1 gene encoding tuftelin codes for the protein MRRPTEFPEFPSLENSPGSLEDSGGGPKSAWNPEEAGPVLRLRLPRDPPGEPRPKQKPVGRAFAMVAKRSDGNSLASECVKSKDGDEEIIKVYLKARADHEEPVTQLKSEVRHIQEAGSALKKLREDLSTKLQTRTEFLEFREFQENSEVVLEKWNQSCSCRGNSRDNPEDPEAPRLLWRLQEAEKRHQLERSSLERALLRCQEDAERADSARSRAETEVEQLQRLLAGMEKDHRDLLARMESGQAELERLRKAEGERAAQQERSSQLEKEVAGLREKIHHLDDMLKSQQRKVRQMIEQLQNSKSVIQAKDTAIQELKERVSYLEAENLEMHDRIEHLIEKQVSRGGSSARARSKSEYVSSKRLPGPKPLPLIRVVET